One Paenibacillus riograndensis SBR5 DNA segment encodes these proteins:
- a CDS encoding SDR family NAD(P)-dependent oxidoreductase — protein sequence MGKLEGKVAFITGGNSGIGLATAKLFVNEGAKVVITGRNQDTLNAAVEELGAASALGVQADTTDPASLEQAVAAAVERFGTLDVVFANAGISGYTPVGGTELSLFEKVLRTNVTGVFFTVQAAVPHLKEGASVILNSSVLAEAGSPGTSAYAASKGAVSSMARVLVSELAPRGIRVNTISPGATRTPIWGNAEGLAAKEAVLTRSVPLKRLGEPEEIAQVAVFLASDAASYVNGADIGVDGGSGSSPFGAPIYK from the coding sequence ATGGGTAAATTGGAAGGGAAAGTAGCTTTTATTACCGGAGGGAATAGCGGCATCGGGCTGGCCACTGCAAAATTATTCGTAAACGAAGGAGCCAAAGTAGTGATTACCGGACGGAACCAGGACACTCTAAATGCGGCAGTTGAGGAGCTTGGCGCTGCGAGCGCACTTGGGGTTCAAGCAGACACTACTGATCCAGCAAGTCTGGAACAGGCGGTTGCGGCTGCGGTAGAGAGATTTGGTACGCTGGATGTGGTATTTGCAAATGCCGGAATTTCAGGCTACACCCCTGTTGGGGGAACGGAGCTCTCCCTTTTCGAGAAGGTGCTGCGAACGAATGTGACAGGCGTCTTTTTCACCGTTCAGGCGGCTGTTCCTCACTTGAAGGAGGGGGCTTCCGTGATCTTGAACAGCTCTGTGCTGGCGGAAGCCGGAAGTCCGGGCACATCTGCCTATGCAGCCAGCAAAGGTGCGGTCAGCAGTATGGCGAGAGTGCTGGTGTCAGAGCTGGCACCGCGCGGAATCCGTGTGAATACAATCTCTCCCGGAGCCACGCGGACGCCAATCTGGGGAAACGCTGAAGGTTTGGCCGCCAAAGAAGCAGTACTCACCCGTTCAGTTCCGCTGAAGCGCTTGGGTGAACCGGAGGAAATTGCCCAGGTAGCCGTATTTTTGGCATCAGATGCAGCTTCTTATGTCAACGGAGCGGATATTGGCGTCGATGGCGGTTCAGGCTCTTCTCCATTTGGAGCTCCAATCTATAAATAA
- a CDS encoding isochorismatase family protein has product MGNVKEPEELNAATTALVVIDLQNGIASTGRELHPYPVEQVIRNADNLVKAFTEKGAFVVLVRVSTLDGKDMLKPKTDLQVNPPQYPEGWDQIVPELAKYQGTYTLAKHQWGAFFGTDLDLQLRRRGIRTIVLCGISTSIGVDTTAREAYQLGYDQVFAEDAMGASSREEHEFVCKTIFSRIGRIRTSAEAAASLT; this is encoded by the coding sequence ATGGGAAATGTAAAAGAGCCTGAAGAATTAAACGCGGCTACTACAGCGCTTGTGGTGATTGACTTGCAGAACGGGATTGCCAGCACTGGCCGTGAGCTGCATCCCTATCCGGTGGAGCAGGTGATCCGTAATGCAGACAATCTGGTGAAGGCTTTTACGGAGAAAGGTGCTTTTGTGGTGCTGGTAAGAGTCTCTACGCTCGACGGGAAAGATATGCTTAAACCCAAAACGGATTTGCAAGTAAACCCGCCGCAGTACCCTGAAGGCTGGGACCAGATTGTGCCTGAATTAGCCAAATATCAGGGGACGTACACCCTTGCCAAACATCAATGGGGAGCGTTTTTCGGGACAGATCTCGACCTCCAGCTCCGCCGGCGCGGGATTCGTACAATCGTACTTTGTGGTATATCTACCTCTATCGGTGTGGATACCACCGCAAGAGAAGCTTATCAACTGGGTTATGACCAGGTTTTTGCCGAAGATGCCATGGGTGCTTCCAGCCGGGAGGAACATGAATTTGTCTGCAAAACGATCTTTTCCCGGATTGGACGGATTCGGACGAGTGCAGAAGCGGCTGCCTCATTAACATAA
- a CDS encoding multidrug efflux MFS transporter — MPVWKRNLIVCWFGIFVTGVGMSQIAPVLPLYIQQLGVENPASIARLSGIAFGITYVISALFSPIWGLAADKLGRKPMLLRASLGMAVIIGCMGFVHNVYILIGLRLLQGTITGYGTACTTLIATQTDKEHAGYALGTLSTASIAGSLLGPSLGGFIAENMGLEDTFFLTGALLLAAFILTLLFVQESFVREDKQALRFKEVWSSVPEKNLTITLFVSFFVLTVALYTVEPVITVYVNHLSRSGSHIALIAGLTFSASGLANIIAAPRLGRLSDRIGAHRVMLAALITAGLIFIPQAFVQNPWQLMGLRFVLGLAAGGLIPSVNILVKKITPSSITGRVFGLNMSAGYLGIFGGSVLGGQIAAWFGIRYVFFITAALLLINAVWVYFKVYKKLNSQ; from the coding sequence ATGCCGGTTTGGAAAAGAAATTTGATTGTCTGCTGGTTCGGAATCTTTGTAACAGGGGTAGGGATGAGCCAGATCGCACCGGTATTGCCGCTCTATATTCAGCAGCTTGGTGTGGAGAATCCTGCTTCCATTGCCCGGTTATCCGGGATCGCTTTTGGCATCACTTATGTGATATCCGCACTGTTCTCACCCATATGGGGGCTGGCGGCGGACAAACTCGGCCGGAAACCGATGCTCCTGCGGGCAAGCCTGGGCATGGCGGTAATCATCGGGTGTATGGGATTTGTACACAACGTCTATATCCTGATCGGGCTCCGCTTATTACAGGGGACGATCACTGGATATGGTACGGCCTGCACGACGCTGATTGCCACCCAGACGGATAAGGAGCACGCGGGATATGCTCTTGGCACCCTTTCAACGGCAAGCATCGCGGGTTCTTTGTTGGGGCCGTCCCTTGGCGGTTTTATCGCCGAGAACATGGGGCTGGAGGACACCTTTTTCCTGACTGGAGCTCTGCTGCTGGCCGCCTTCATCTTGACCCTGCTATTTGTACAGGAATCCTTTGTCCGCGAGGACAAGCAGGCGCTTCGGTTCAAGGAAGTATGGAGCAGTGTGCCTGAGAAAAACCTGACGATTACCCTGTTTGTGAGTTTTTTCGTGTTAACGGTCGCTTTGTATACGGTTGAGCCGGTTATCACTGTGTATGTGAACCATTTGTCCAGAAGCGGCAGCCATATTGCGCTAATCGCCGGACTCACCTTCTCGGCATCCGGACTGGCGAATATTATCGCCGCTCCAAGATTAGGCAGGCTTTCGGACCGGATTGGCGCACACAGGGTAATGCTGGCTGCGCTGATCACGGCGGGGCTGATTTTCATCCCTCAAGCTTTTGTGCAGAATCCCTGGCAGCTTATGGGCCTCCGTTTTGTGCTGGGCCTTGCCGCAGGCGGACTTATTCCTTCCGTGAACATTCTGGTCAAAAAGATCACCCCCTCTTCAATTACTGGCAGAGTGTTTGGATTGAACATGTCGGCAGGCTACCTGGGGATATTCGGGGGATCGGTGCTGGGCGGGCAAATTGCCGCCTGGTTTGGGATCCGGTATGTATTTTTTATTACAGCTGCGTTGTTATTGATCAATGCCGTGTGGGTGTATTTCAAGGTGTATAAGAAACTTAACAGCCAATAA
- a CDS encoding helix-turn-helix transcriptional regulator has product MKLSHLFFHIHYCNFRKINDNRKPSSRISRALDHHELILVSAGKGSITIERKKYPFKAGMLFYLTPGLPHTIEMDRQEPGRFQSVHFSYGYVGLREGEWFVRPEAENLPLQAAQQLKDYYQVEEQFHKLVDCWDAKLPGYEYVSKTAFQQLLIAIYHNTKKQNQNYATSLKVEKLIQYMRENIHRKLTLTELSGQAQLSPTYLSRAFKEITGTTIIEFFNQLKMDAAKEMLLEGDLRIKEVAGALGFADEFYFSRIFKKTEGISPSQFHSKNVHGV; this is encoded by the coding sequence ATGAAGCTGAGCCATCTTTTTTTTCACATCCATTATTGCAATTTCAGAAAAATAAATGACAACCGCAAGCCTTCGAGCCGGATCAGCCGGGCATTGGATCATCATGAGCTTATATTGGTCAGCGCAGGGAAGGGCAGTATTACAATAGAGAGAAAAAAATACCCTTTCAAAGCGGGCATGCTGTTCTACCTTACCCCTGGTCTGCCGCATACGATAGAGATGGACAGGCAGGAGCCGGGCAGGTTTCAATCCGTTCATTTCAGTTATGGATATGTTGGATTACGTGAAGGCGAGTGGTTCGTCCGGCCGGAAGCGGAGAATCTCCCCCTGCAGGCGGCCCAGCAGCTGAAGGACTATTACCAGGTGGAGGAGCAATTCCATAAGCTGGTGGACTGCTGGGACGCGAAGCTGCCGGGGTATGAATATGTATCTAAAACTGCCTTCCAGCAGCTCCTCATCGCCATTTACCACAACACCAAGAAGCAGAATCAGAATTATGCAACTTCTTTGAAGGTAGAAAAGCTGATTCAGTACATGCGTGAAAATATCCATCGCAAACTAACCTTGACTGAATTATCCGGTCAGGCTCAGCTGTCCCCCACGTATCTCTCCAGAGCATTCAAAGAAATTACAGGAACCACGATCATCGAGTTCTTTAATCAATTGAAAATGGATGCCGCCAAAGAAATGCTTCTGGAAGGCGATCTGAGAATCAAAGAGGTGGCCGGGGCGCTCGGTTTTGCGGATGAGTTTTATTTTAGCAGGATTTTTAAAAAGACAGAGGGGATTAGCCCTTCGCAATTTCACAGCAAAAATGTCCATGGAGTCTAA
- a CDS encoding DinB family protein yields the protein MVQAKEVLSNQLLANANDPSWYVTFTASVQGLSEEEAAWKADEDSNSIAELVQHLLYWNQTWQTRYREASVQAVPSVESNDHTFAVPPDLSFQQLQTRLLAVLLDWQSLLTEAQLAEDIREFPGSQWWEIVGNVTTHNAYHIGQIVLIRKLQKSWKRSRQ from the coding sequence TTGGTTCAAGCCAAGGAAGTATTGAGCAACCAGTTGCTCGCGAACGCAAATGACCCCAGCTGGTATGTGACCTTCACAGCATCCGTGCAGGGTTTAAGTGAAGAAGAGGCTGCATGGAAGGCGGATGAAGACAGCAATAGCATTGCCGAGCTGGTCCAGCATCTGCTGTACTGGAATCAGACCTGGCAGACCCGGTACCGGGAGGCCAGTGTTCAAGCTGTCCCTTCTGTAGAGAGCAACGACCATACGTTTGCGGTTCCCCCGGATCTTTCATTTCAGCAGCTTCAAACCCGGTTGCTGGCGGTGCTGTTGGATTGGCAGAGCCTGTTAACCGAAGCACAGCTGGCAGAAGATATACGCGAATTCCCCGGCAGCCAGTGGTGGGAAATCGTCGGGAATGTGACCACCCACAATGCTTACCATATCGGGCAGATCGTATTGATCCGCAAGCTGCAGAAGAGCTGGAAGCGAAGTCGGCAATAG
- a CDS encoding AraC family transcriptional regulator has product MNVLENMNDALSYIEDHLTEEIDFKEVTRRALCSEYHFKRMFSFLAGVPLSEYIRRRRLTIAAFELQQSQLRIIDVAVHVGYSSPDAFTKAFQLFHGVTPSEARAGSPSLKSFPRMTFQLTIRGGSEMNYRIEEKKAFRIVGLKKRVPIQFSGVNPEIAAMAQSLNLQMITELKQLSNTDPAGIISASVNFSEGRMEEKGELDHYIGVATTLEGPEPYAQLEVAASTWAVFEAVGPFPDTLQNIWGRIYSEWFPSSSYELVEGPEMLWNESQDTASPTYRSEIWIPVQASGLNSGI; this is encoded by the coding sequence ATGAACGTACTTGAAAACATGAACGATGCATTATCCTACATTGAAGATCATCTCACAGAAGAGATTGATTTTAAAGAGGTGACAAGGCGGGCATTATGCTCCGAATATCATTTCAAGCGGATGTTTTCATTCCTTGCCGGGGTGCCGCTCTCGGAGTATATCCGCCGCAGACGCCTTACGATTGCCGCATTCGAGCTGCAACAAAGCCAGCTGCGGATCATCGACGTGGCGGTGCATGTCGGATACAGTTCACCGGATGCGTTCACGAAGGCGTTCCAGCTTTTTCATGGAGTGACTCCCTCTGAAGCGCGGGCGGGCAGTCCCTCTCTGAAGTCCTTCCCCCGGATGACTTTTCAGTTGACCATCAGAGGAGGCAGTGAAATGAATTACCGTATCGAGGAAAAAAAGGCGTTTCGTATTGTCGGGCTGAAGAAAAGGGTTCCCATTCAATTCAGCGGTGTGAACCCGGAGATTGCCGCCATGGCGCAAAGCCTGAACCTGCAGATGATCACCGAGCTGAAGCAGCTGTCGAATACCGATCCGGCGGGGATCATCAGCGCATCGGTCAATTTCTCCGAGGGCCGTATGGAAGAAAAAGGGGAGCTGGATCATTACATCGGGGTTGCTACAACACTGGAAGGTCCGGAGCCTTATGCCCAGCTTGAGGTTGCCGCTTCTACATGGGCTGTATTTGAAGCCGTCGGGCCTTTTCCGGATACCCTCCAGAATATTTGGGGCCGGATATACTCCGAGTGGTTCCCTTCTTCCAGCTACGAGCTAGTGGAGGGGCCGGAAATGTTATGGAATGAGAGCCAGGACACGGCCTCGCCCACGTACAGAAGTGAAATTTGGATACCTGTTCAAGCTTCAGGCCTGAATTCAGGTATCTAA
- a CDS encoding LysE family translocator — translation MNIASFIIYCIVVTFTPGPTNIVILSSVQHHGAKKTMEYVWGATIAFGMLLAASALLNHVLAGIIPDILVIMQIAGSLYMLYLAYQIYRMGRAEAAPVQTANFASGLLMQLINPKVLLFTLTVIPSYVLPYYPSASASFLFVLMITVIGFLAFVTWVVCGAVFKNLLQQHHRLFNTLMALFLVYSAVMVSGIL, via the coding sequence ATGAACATCGCATCCTTCATTATTTACTGTATTGTGGTCACATTCACACCCGGGCCTACCAATATTGTTATTTTATCATCTGTGCAGCATCACGGTGCCAAAAAAACCATGGAATACGTCTGGGGAGCAACGATCGCCTTTGGTATGCTGCTTGCCGCTTCTGCCCTGCTTAATCATGTGCTTGCCGGCATAATTCCGGATATACTGGTCATCATGCAGATTGCCGGCAGTCTATATATGCTCTACCTGGCCTATCAAATCTATCGGATGGGGCGTGCGGAAGCCGCACCGGTGCAGACCGCCAATTTTGCCTCAGGCCTGCTTATGCAGCTAATCAACCCGAAGGTGCTGCTGTTCACCTTAACCGTTATTCCCAGCTATGTCCTGCCTTATTATCCTTCGGCTTCGGCTTCGTTTCTGTTTGTGCTGATGATTACGGTCATCGGATTTCTGGCGTTTGTAACCTGGGTGGTGTGCGGCGCTGTCTTCAAAAATTTGCTGCAGCAGCATCACCGGTTGTTCAATACCCTGATGGCACTGTTTCTCGTGTATTCCGCAGTGATGGTGTCAGGGATTCTATAA
- a CDS encoding AraC family transcriptional regulator — translation MEKFNYAKSADILSLSASFTDFTYKKHCHEEYAVGVTLRGIQQYNLEGSFQASHKNGVMLFNREQYHDGSSYDREGIDYVMLYIKPDLFAEILGGQELRFTSPIVYDADLASCILSLNQSIRNGTDEAWSSELLFRLGGLLSETEIAAPRRKNNAFVQKAKEMMNSHIDQVLKLDDLCQEFGLSKYQFIREFKSHAGISPYQFFLNCKVERAKQAIERSRDIYAAVADYGFADLTHLNRHFKSMFGITAYEYMSQLS, via the coding sequence GTGGAGAAATTCAACTATGCCAAATCGGCAGATATCCTGTCCTTGTCAGCAAGCTTTACCGATTTCACTTACAAAAAGCATTGCCATGAGGAGTATGCCGTCGGGGTAACCCTGCGCGGGATTCAGCAGTATAACCTGGAGGGCAGCTTTCAGGCTTCCCATAAAAATGGCGTCATGCTGTTCAACCGTGAACAGTACCATGACGGCAGCTCCTATGACAGGGAGGGCATTGATTATGTAATGCTGTACATCAAACCGGACCTGTTCGCTGAGATTCTCGGGGGTCAGGAATTGCGCTTCACCTCCCCTATTGTCTACGATGCTGATTTAGCTTCCTGCATCCTAAGCTTGAACCAATCGATCCGCAACGGCACAGATGAGGCTTGGTCCAGTGAGCTGTTGTTCAGGCTGGGAGGCCTTTTGTCGGAAACGGAGATCGCCGCACCGAGGAGGAAGAACAATGCTTTTGTGCAAAAAGCGAAAGAAATGATGAACTCCCACATAGATCAAGTGCTGAAGCTCGATGACCTGTGTCAAGAATTTGGCCTGTCCAAATATCAGTTTATCCGTGAGTTCAAAAGCCATGCCGGCATCTCCCCTTATCAATTTTTTCTGAACTGCAAGGTGGAGCGTGCCAAACAGGCTATTGAACGTTCAAGAGATATCTATGCAGCTGTGGCGGATTACGGCTTTGCCGATCTGACCCATCTCAACCGTCATTTCAAAAGCATGTTCGGAATCACGGCTTATGAATATATGTCGCAGCTTAGTTAG
- a CDS encoding polymer-forming cytoskeletal protein — protein MKLVKGLIVAGVAAALLSGCGNNNDKANEAASAAPSASAAAETTDAQSTASIVNQADAFTKAVSAEGNWIVAILNDLTVDTDVVVAGEFHDKGKAENAIYRKLALYAQDADHKITASYTLTAPKVTVQSENFKVQGGTIKGDVYVEAKGFTLDKTATIDGNLYFKSDDLKTSAVLEGKVTGETAVK, from the coding sequence TGCAGGTGTGGCGGCAGCGTTGCTGTCGGGTTGTGGAAATAATAATGATAAAGCCAATGAAGCGGCAAGCGCAGCTCCGTCTGCAAGTGCGGCGGCTGAAACTACAGATGCACAAAGCACAGCGTCCATCGTAAACCAAGCGGATGCTTTTACCAAAGCAGTAAGTGCTGAAGGCAACTGGATTGTAGCGATTCTGAATGATCTGACTGTAGACACCGATGTGGTTGTTGCCGGAGAATTCCATGACAAAGGCAAAGCAGAGAATGCCATCTACCGCAAACTGGCTCTGTATGCTCAGGATGCAGATCACAAAATCACTGCCAGCTACACACTGACTGCCCCTAAGGTGACTGTTCAGAGTGAAAACTTCAAAGTGCAGGGCGGAACAATCAAAGGTGACGTTTATGTAGAAGCCAAAGGCTTTACGCTCGACAAAACCGCAACAATCGACGGCAACCTCTACTTTAAGAGCGATGATCTGAAAACAAGTGCTGTCCTCGAAGGTAAAGTAACCGGCGAAACAGCCGTTAAATAA